A DNA window from Streptomyces canus contains the following coding sequences:
- a CDS encoding alpha/beta hydrolase, whose translation MLAKVTRRRCALSGAVGLALLGAGLPSVVTDGSGPDLSRFYRQEIKWSKCVGMEAPNDLQCGKVTVPLDYAKPRTGTLELALARYRATTKHKRGSVLLNFGGPGGAGVPALAANGDDFMALTDEYDVVSFDPRGVGRSSPVSCGNGTDEALAATGDDTAFKQDPQAVLGTLRKAADQCTKHSGPVLPHIGTVNVSRDLDIMRQALGDKKLNYLGFSYGSRLGAVYAAQFPKKVGRLVLDGVDTLTEPLAEQGVAGAAGQQTALEDFVDWCVKDIACPFGTDARGAREQVLQLVASLDEDPVPTDFGPDFTGQDLVGAIGQALYSKDLWPSLERALAELVEQGDTTGVLGFAGGGSDVLTRTRPPSDDPTHSTLTDVEDVPFDNLPAALMAVNCADDPDRPGADRITKDLARLRAAYEQASPVFGRYRLTEYLICYGRPKGTDFIREKVREVRTPKMLLVGTRGDPATPYRWTVETAKRLGDSAVVLDNKGEGHTGYGSSKCVHRKVDDFLLYGSLPPDGSSCGPERDH comes from the coding sequence ATGCTCGCCAAGGTGACGAGGCGGCGATGCGCTCTCTCCGGAGCCGTGGGGCTGGCCCTGCTCGGCGCCGGACTGCCGTCCGTGGTCACGGACGGCTCCGGACCGGACCTGTCGCGCTTCTACCGCCAGGAGATCAAGTGGTCGAAGTGCGTGGGCATGGAGGCCCCGAACGACCTCCAGTGCGGAAAGGTCACTGTTCCCCTCGACTACGCGAAGCCCCGCACGGGCACCCTCGAACTGGCACTCGCCCGCTACCGGGCGACGACCAAGCACAAACGTGGCTCGGTGCTGCTGAACTTCGGCGGCCCGGGCGGCGCGGGCGTGCCCGCACTCGCGGCCAACGGCGACGACTTCATGGCCCTCACGGACGAGTACGACGTGGTGTCCTTCGATCCGCGCGGGGTGGGCAGGTCCTCCCCGGTCAGTTGTGGCAACGGCACCGACGAGGCGCTGGCGGCCACCGGCGACGACACCGCCTTCAAGCAGGACCCGCAGGCCGTGCTCGGGACGTTGCGGAAGGCCGCCGACCAGTGCACCAAGCACTCCGGACCCGTGCTCCCGCACATCGGCACGGTGAACGTCTCCCGCGACCTGGACATCATGCGCCAGGCCCTCGGCGACAAGAAGCTGAACTACCTCGGTTTCTCGTACGGCAGCAGACTCGGCGCGGTGTACGCGGCCCAGTTCCCCAAGAAGGTGGGCCGGTTGGTGCTGGACGGTGTGGACACCCTCACCGAGCCGCTGGCGGAACAGGGCGTGGCGGGCGCCGCCGGGCAGCAGACGGCGCTGGAGGACTTCGTGGACTGGTGCGTGAAGGACATCGCCTGTCCGTTCGGCACCGACGCGCGCGGCGCCCGGGAACAGGTCCTGCAACTCGTGGCGTCGCTGGACGAGGACCCCGTGCCGACGGACTTCGGCCCCGACTTCACCGGACAGGACCTCGTGGGCGCCATCGGCCAGGCCCTCTACAGCAAGGATCTGTGGCCCTCGCTGGAGCGGGCGCTCGCCGAGCTGGTGGAGCAGGGCGACACGACGGGCGTCCTCGGCTTCGCGGGCGGCGGCTCCGATGTCCTCACCCGCACGCGCCCTCCCTCCGACGACCCGACGCACAGCACCCTCACCGACGTGGAGGACGTGCCGTTCGACAATCTTCCGGCGGCGCTGATGGCGGTCAACTGCGCGGACGATCCCGACCGCCCCGGCGCCGACCGGATCACCAAGGACCTGGCCCGGCTGCGCGCCGCCTACGAGCAGGCGTCGCCGGTCTTCGGCCGATACCGGCTCACCGAGTACCTGATCTGCTACGGCCGCCCGAAGGGTACCGACTTCATCCGCGAGAAAGTGCGCGAGGTCCGTACCCCGAAGATGCTCCTCGTCGGCACCCGCGGCGACCCCGCGACGCCGTACCGCTGGACCGTGGAGACCGCGAAGCGCCTCGGCGACTCGGCCGTGGTCCTCGACAACAAGGGCGAGGGCCACACCGGTTACGGCTCCTCCAAGTGCGTGCACCGCAAGGTCGACGACTTCCTGCTGTACGGCAGCCTCCCGCCCGACGGCAGCTCCTGCGGGCCCGAACGCGACCACTGA
- a CDS encoding baeRF3 domain-containing protein: MEHALSPATLSELRRPRAYPAVSVLTPTHRREPENAQDPVRLRNVVAKAKKQLEADPAVPRERRADVMRQLDLALAEIDLAHAEDGLAIFAAPGEHQVWSLSRAVPERVVLSDTFLTRNLVSAQASERPFWVLSVSADRATLWNGDVDRVTEHRAAGFPLTRTRENFDAERLERIGDMPSTFRDEDTRHFLRDADTALAKLLREEPRPLYVTGETAALSALDDVGSVTKDAVHVPHGGLAHGTPDAVWQAVRPLVAAEARKSTDAVTLELEAARGRRAFAAGVDEIWQSAREGRLRLLAVEENYRVTVRDVDGDHLIPAESGDLDAREDIVDEIVEQCLETGADVRFVPDGTLGGSDGIAGVLRY; the protein is encoded by the coding sequence ATGGAGCACGCACTCAGCCCTGCGACCCTCTCCGAACTGCGCCGCCCGCGCGCCTATCCGGCGGTGTCCGTACTGACGCCGACCCACCGCCGTGAACCCGAGAACGCCCAGGATCCGGTCCGGCTGCGCAATGTGGTGGCCAAGGCCAAGAAACAGCTGGAGGCCGACCCGGCGGTCCCACGGGAACGGCGCGCCGACGTCATGCGGCAACTCGACCTGGCCCTCGCCGAGATCGATCTGGCGCACGCCGAGGACGGTCTGGCGATCTTCGCCGCTCCGGGCGAGCACCAGGTGTGGTCCCTGTCCCGTGCCGTACCGGAGCGCGTGGTGCTCTCGGACACCTTCCTGACCCGCAACCTCGTCTCCGCCCAGGCCTCGGAGCGGCCGTTCTGGGTACTGTCGGTCTCGGCCGACCGCGCCACACTGTGGAACGGCGACGTCGACCGCGTCACCGAGCACCGCGCCGCCGGCTTTCCACTGACCAGGACCCGCGAGAATTTCGACGCCGAGCGGCTGGAGCGGATCGGTGACATGCCGAGCACCTTCCGGGACGAGGACACGCGGCACTTCCTGCGGGACGCCGACACTGCGCTGGCCAAGCTCCTGCGCGAGGAGCCGCGGCCGCTGTACGTCACCGGCGAGACCGCGGCGCTGTCCGCGCTGGACGACGTCGGCAGCGTCACCAAGGACGCGGTGCACGTCCCGCACGGCGGTCTCGCGCACGGCACCCCGGACGCGGTCTGGCAGGCGGTCCGGCCGCTGGTCGCCGCGGAGGCCCGCAAGAGCACCGACGCGGTGACCCTGGAGCTCGAAGCGGCGCGCGGACGGCGGGCGTTCGCGGCCGGTGTCGACGAGATCTGGCAGAGCGCCCGGGAGGGCCGACTGCGATTGCTGGCCGTCGAGGAGAACTACCGGGTGACGGTCCGCGACGTGGACGGCGACCATCTGATCCCGGCCGAGAGCGGCGACCTCGACGCCCGCGAGGACATCGTGGACGAGATCGTCGAACAGTGCCTGGAGACCGGTGCCGACGTCCGCTTCGTACCGGACGGCACACTGGGCGGCTCCGACGGCATCGCGGGGGTGCTGCGGTACTGA
- a CDS encoding aminoglycoside phosphotransferase family protein — protein sequence MYAASSSVSAPPRSPHLRPAGGGPYLDPARPTAPVPGTGRTRRVPGLGTQPLSGRLDLSGPQGAQLRTALASVHRICPEFAPVQVLRRSGRSVLLVGTTGRSTAVAKCLLDHSPVWAERIRHEIAAYRSFVRHRPPVRVPRLIAADPDNCTLVIERMPGRAAALHRHPAEAPPRADIRAALGAVCRLNAWRPPAGTFDAPLDYAARISRYHELGLLTDRDMGDLQKLLHGIAHSAGRQGMGQFCHGDALLSNILLSPAGPVLVDWEHAGWYLPGYDLATLWSVLGDAPVARRQISQIAQSAGPASRDAFLVNLMLVLTREIRTYETAVQRSMHDSTPAAPGLAHPGAAPSGEEQRLLLRRLHDDCQLARRAVRAAVGTR from the coding sequence ATGTACGCAGCATCGTCCTCCGTGTCCGCCCCGCCCCGGTCGCCGCATCTCCGACCTGCGGGCGGTGGCCCCTACCTCGACCCCGCGCGGCCGACGGCCCCCGTACCGGGTACGGGCAGGACGCGGCGCGTTCCGGGGCTCGGCACCCAACCGCTCAGCGGGAGACTCGACTTGTCCGGCCCTCAGGGCGCCCAGCTGCGCACGGCGCTCGCGTCGGTGCACCGGATCTGCCCGGAGTTCGCCCCGGTGCAGGTGCTGCGCCGCAGCGGACGCTCCGTGCTCCTGGTCGGTACGACGGGACGCAGCACGGCTGTCGCCAAGTGCTTACTCGACCACTCCCCCGTATGGGCCGAGCGGATCCGGCACGAAATAGCCGCATACCGTTCGTTCGTCCGACACCGGCCCCCGGTGCGCGTCCCGCGGCTGATCGCGGCGGACCCGGACAACTGCACCCTGGTCATCGAGCGGATGCCCGGCCGGGCGGCGGCTCTGCACCGGCATCCGGCGGAGGCTCCGCCGCGCGCGGACATCAGGGCGGCGCTCGGCGCGGTGTGCCGGCTCAACGCCTGGCGTCCGCCCGCGGGCACCTTCGACGCCCCGCTCGACTACGCGGCCCGTATCTCCCGCTACCACGAGCTGGGGCTGCTGACCGACCGGGACATGGGGGACCTGCAGAAGCTGCTGCACGGCATCGCCCACTCGGCGGGCCGACAGGGCATGGGCCAGTTCTGCCACGGCGACGCACTGCTCTCGAACATCCTGCTCTCACCGGCCGGTCCAGTGCTGGTGGACTGGGAGCACGCGGGCTGGTATCTGCCGGGCTACGACCTGGCGACGCTGTGGTCGGTCCTCGGCGACGCCCCGGTGGCCCGCCGTCAGATCAGCCAGATCGCCCAGTCGGCGGGCCCCGCCTCGCGGGACGCCTTCCTGGTGAACCTGATGCTCGTACTGACCCGTGAGATCCGTACCTACGAGACGGCCGTGCAGCGTTCGATGCACGACTCGACCCCGGCGGCACCGGGCCTGGCCCACCCGGGCGCTGCGCCGTCCGGTGAGGAACAGCGCCTGCTGCTGAGGCGGCTGCACGACGACTGCCAGCTGGCCCGTCGGGCCGTGCGCGCGGCGGTCGGCACTCGCTGA
- a CDS encoding SsgA family sporulation/cell division regulator: MDTTFEQPARARLITAENQELPVPAVLRYDSTDPLAVCVDFPPEVSLDGQGATWAFARALLEEGLLGPAGGGDVHIWPCGRSTTVVEFHSPYGLALLRFDTPALRSFLLRTYAVVGIGQENLGEAVEQGLSALFGGV, encoded by the coding sequence ATGGACACGACCTTCGAGCAGCCTGCCCGCGCCCGGCTGATCACCGCGGAGAACCAGGAACTGCCCGTCCCCGCCGTCCTGCGCTACGACTCCACCGACCCGCTGGCCGTCTGCGTCGACTTCCCGCCCGAGGTCTCCCTGGACGGACAGGGAGCGACCTGGGCCTTCGCCCGTGCCCTGCTGGAGGAGGGGCTGCTCGGACCGGCCGGCGGCGGGGACGTGCACATCTGGCCGTGCGGACGGAGCACGACGGTCGTGGAGTTCCACTCGCCGTACGGCCTCGCCCTCCTCCGGTTCGACACGCCCGCCCTGCGAAGCTTCCTGCTCCGGACCTATGCGGTGGTCGGCATCGGACAGGAGAACCTCGGCGAGGCCGTCGAACAGGGGCTCAGCGCGCTCTTCGGGGGTGTCTGA
- a CDS encoding DUF397 domain-containing protein, producing the protein MAETTIQQQPLMGWEKPELDLSNADWHSSSRGLGDVQIAFVEGFIAMRNSGRPESPSLIFTPAEWGAFVSGAREGEFDLT; encoded by the coding sequence GTGGCCGAGACCACCATCCAGCAGCAGCCGCTCATGGGCTGGGAGAAGCCGGAGCTGGACCTGAGCAACGCCGATTGGCACTCGAGCAGCCGCGGTCTGGGGGATGTCCAGATCGCCTTCGTCGAGGGGTTCATCGCGATGCGCAACAGCGGCCGCCCGGAGAGCCCTTCCCTGATCTTCACCCCCGCGGAATGGGGCGCGTTCGTGTCAGGGGCGCGGGAAGGAGAGTTCGACCTCACCTGA
- a CDS encoding PP2C family protein-serine/threonine phosphatase — MPSHLSADHPAAQPPGRGSVDALISQTRRLKGDVDAVRRDAPSDGSDPQERWQRALYDLALHQLSDLDEHLAQLRDGPPPVPSLPAAQSAARTAPPAPRRGSLLSRVGSAEWNLLTDEASWSGELYEILGRDRTAPPLTLDELPSLVLDEDRPTLTGMVTDCLVDAKRIDGEFRVVRPDGEVRTVHMMGEPVLDADGSTASMWAVLRDVSELRRSERAVSETRDSLQRQRQRAHSEHRLAVELQEAVLPPWRGSLRLPHQGTETLDLAARYLPSSASALIGGDWYDALELADGETLLSVGDLTGHGVAVASGMATLLGAVRGMAMAGTQPGQLMSLLNQLLDATVQPALGSAVCCRYRPATRTLVWAQAGHPAPLLFRSGTGRRLNSPDGVLLGATSGAVYAQAEEALEPGDLLLLHTDGLVPGRSSTATVNRLLDLAPRFDGARTAQDCVRMVMEEFGETEREDDACVLIAKVTS; from the coding sequence ATGCCGTCCCACCTCTCCGCGGACCACCCCGCCGCCCAGCCGCCAGGACGCGGCTCGGTCGACGCGCTGATATCGCAGACGCGGCGGCTCAAGGGCGACGTGGACGCCGTACGACGGGACGCGCCCAGTGATGGTTCGGACCCCCAGGAGCGCTGGCAGCGCGCGCTGTACGACCTCGCCCTTCACCAACTCAGCGACCTGGACGAGCACTTGGCGCAGCTGCGGGACGGCCCGCCGCCCGTGCCGTCGCTGCCCGCGGCACAGTCCGCCGCGCGAACCGCGCCGCCCGCTCCCCGGCGCGGCTCGCTGCTCAGCCGGGTCGGCAGCGCGGAGTGGAACCTCCTTACGGACGAGGCGAGTTGGTCAGGGGAGCTGTACGAGATACTCGGCCGCGACCGCACCGCTCCCCCGCTCACCCTCGACGAGCTCCCTTCCCTGGTGCTCGACGAGGACCGGCCGACGCTGACGGGCATGGTCACGGACTGTCTGGTCGACGCCAAGCGCATAGACGGCGAGTTCCGGGTCGTGCGCCCGGACGGCGAGGTGCGCACCGTCCACATGATGGGCGAGCCCGTGCTCGACGCCGACGGCAGCACCGCCTCGATGTGGGCCGTGCTGCGGGACGTCAGCGAACTGCGGCGCAGTGAACGGGCGGTGAGCGAGACCCGTGACTCGTTACAACGCCAGAGGCAGCGCGCGCACAGCGAGCACCGGCTCGCGGTCGAGCTGCAGGAAGCCGTGCTGCCGCCGTGGCGTGGCTCCCTGCGGCTCCCGCACCAGGGCACCGAGACCCTGGACCTGGCCGCCCGCTATCTGCCGTCGTCGGCCAGCGCCCTGATCGGGGGCGACTGGTACGACGCACTCGAACTGGCCGACGGCGAGACCCTGCTCAGCGTCGGCGACCTCACCGGGCACGGAGTCGCCGTCGCCTCCGGCATGGCGACTCTCCTCGGCGCCGTGCGCGGCATGGCGATGGCGGGCACCCAGCCCGGCCAACTCATGTCCCTGCTCAACCAGTTGCTCGATGCCACCGTGCAGCCGGCCCTCGGCAGCGCGGTCTGTTGCCGCTACCGTCCCGCGACCCGCACCCTGGTCTGGGCGCAGGCCGGGCACCCCGCCCCGCTGCTGTTCCGGAGCGGGACGGGGCGCAGGCTGAACTCACCCGACGGCGTGCTCCTCGGCGCGACCTCCGGAGCCGTCTACGCGCAGGCCGAGGAGGCCCTCGAACCGGGCGACCTGCTCCTGCTGCACACGGACGGACTGGTGCCCGGGCGCAGCAGTACGGCTACCGTGAACCGGCTCCTCGACCTGGCCCCCCGTTTCGACGGGGCGCGCACCGCGCAGGACTGTGTGCGCATGGTCATGGAGGAGTTCGGCGAGACCGAACGCGAGGACGACGCCTGCGTGCTCATCGCCAAGGTGACTTCATGA
- a CDS encoding thiolase domain-containing protein, with protein MSKELVAVVGIGQTKHVAARRDVSIAGLVREAARRALDDAELTWADIDAVVIGKAPDFFEGVMMPELYLADALGAVGKPMLRVHTAGSVGGSTALVAANLVAARVHSTVLTLAFEKQSESNAMWGLSLPIPFQQPLLAGAGGFFAPHVRAYMRRTGAPDTVGSLVAYKDRRNALKNPYAHLHEHDITLEKVQASPMLWDPIRYSETCPSSDGACAMVLTDRAGAARAPRPPAWMLGGAMRSEPTLFAGKDAVSPQAGKDCAADVYRQAGIADPRRDIDAVEMYVPFSWYEPMWLENLGFADEGEGWKLTEAGVTELDGDLPVNMSGGVLSTNPIGASGMIRFAEAALQARGQAGEHQVEGARRVLGHAYGGGSQFFSMWLVGSEPPDA; from the coding sequence ATGAGCAAGGAGCTCGTGGCCGTCGTAGGAATCGGCCAGACCAAGCATGTCGCGGCCCGCCGGGACGTGTCGATCGCCGGGCTCGTCCGGGAGGCCGCCCGAAGGGCGCTCGACGACGCCGAGTTGACCTGGGCCGACATCGACGCCGTGGTGATCGGCAAGGCGCCCGACTTCTTCGAGGGCGTCATGATGCCGGAGCTGTACCTGGCCGACGCCCTCGGCGCGGTGGGCAAGCCGATGCTGCGGGTGCACACGGCGGGCAGCGTCGGCGGCTCCACGGCGCTGGTCGCCGCGAACCTGGTGGCGGCCAGGGTGCACTCCACCGTCCTCACCCTCGCCTTCGAGAAACAGTCCGAGTCCAACGCCATGTGGGGCCTGTCCCTGCCGATCCCCTTCCAGCAACCCCTTCTGGCCGGAGCCGGCGGCTTCTTCGCACCGCACGTGCGCGCCTACATGCGGCGCACCGGCGCACCGGACACGGTCGGCTCGCTGGTCGCGTACAAGGACCGACGTAACGCGCTCAAGAACCCGTACGCGCATCTGCACGAGCACGACATCACGCTGGAGAAGGTCCAGGCCTCGCCCATGCTCTGGGACCCGATCCGCTACTCCGAGACCTGCCCGTCCTCGGACGGCGCCTGCGCGATGGTGCTCACCGACCGGGCGGGCGCCGCGCGGGCCCCCCGGCCACCGGCCTGGATGCTGGGCGGCGCCATGCGCAGCGAGCCGACGCTCTTCGCGGGCAAGGACGCCGTGTCGCCCCAGGCGGGCAAGGACTGCGCGGCCGACGTGTACCGGCAGGCCGGGATCGCCGACCCGCGCCGGGACATCGACGCCGTCGAGATGTACGTGCCGTTCTCGTGGTACGAGCCCATGTGGCTGGAGAACCTCGGCTTCGCCGACGAGGGAGAGGGCTGGAAGCTCACCGAGGCCGGCGTCACCGAGCTGGACGGTGACCTGCCCGTCAACATGTCGGGCGGCGTGCTGTCCACCAATCCGATCGGCGCCTCCGGCATGATCCGCTTCGCGGAGGCCGCGCTCCAGGCACGCGGACAGGCCGGGGAACACCAGGTGGAGGGCGCCCGCAGGGTGCTGGGGCACGCCTATGGCGGCGGATCCCAGTTCTTCTCCATGTGGCTCGTGGGGTCTGAGCCACCTGATGCGTGA
- a CDS encoding DNA-binding protein NsdB translates to MSGQPNTRLSDLFGLAGWSKGELARLVNRQAAAMGHPQLSTDTSRVRRWIDMGEIPRDPVPRVLAALFTERLGRVVTIEDLGLVRHGRTGKRQGDGSVEHPDGMPWAPDRTAAVLTEFTGMDLMLNRRGLVGAGAALTAGSVLSSAMHDWLHTDPALTADAPQFDDPLHADPAGFDRYEAAPIGSQEIEELERSVEVFRAWDAARGGGLQRKAVVGQLNEVGGMLAYRHPDHLQRRLWGVAANLAVLAGWMSHDVGLEPTAQKYFVIAAHAAREGGDRPRAGEALSRAARQMVHLGRPDDALDLMKLARSGSGEEVLPRTKAMLYTIEAWAQASMGKGQAMRRTLGQAEDLFVSDKSDVPPPSWMQTFKEEDLYGMQALAYRTLAEHEPGAAVHAQHYAEKALALRVDGRQRSKIFDFLSMASACFIADDPEQADRYARLALVSMGSNSSHRTWDRLRQMYRLTAEYSSYPRINELREEIRLALPKPKGRGGNSARA, encoded by the coding sequence GTGAGCGGACAACCCAACACCCGACTTTCGGACCTGTTCGGCCTCGCCGGCTGGTCCAAGGGTGAACTCGCGAGGCTGGTCAACCGGCAGGCGGCGGCCATGGGCCATCCCCAGCTCTCGACCGACACCTCGCGGGTGCGGCGGTGGATCGACATGGGAGAGATCCCGCGCGATCCGGTGCCGCGGGTGCTGGCGGCTCTGTTCACCGAGCGTCTCGGCCGTGTCGTGACCATTGAAGACCTCGGTCTGGTCCGGCACGGGCGTACGGGGAAACGGCAGGGCGACGGGAGCGTGGAACATCCCGACGGCATGCCGTGGGCGCCCGACCGAACCGCCGCGGTCCTCACCGAATTCACGGGAATGGACCTCATGCTCAACCGACGCGGCTTGGTGGGCGCGGGTGCCGCGCTCACCGCGGGATCCGTACTCAGCAGTGCCATGCACGACTGGCTGCACACCGATCCGGCCCTCACCGCCGATGCCCCCCAGTTCGACGACCCCCTGCACGCCGACCCCGCTGGGTTCGACCGTTACGAGGCCGCCCCCATCGGGTCGCAGGAGATCGAGGAACTGGAGCGCTCGGTCGAGGTGTTCCGGGCCTGGGACGCGGCCCGCGGCGGCGGGCTGCAACGCAAGGCGGTCGTGGGCCAGCTCAACGAGGTGGGCGGCATGCTCGCCTACCGGCACCCCGACCATCTCCAGCGGCGCCTGTGGGGCGTCGCCGCCAACCTGGCCGTCCTCGCGGGCTGGATGTCGCACGACGTCGGCCTCGAACCGACGGCTCAGAAGTACTTCGTCATTGCCGCCCATGCCGCGAGAGAGGGCGGTGACCGGCCCCGCGCCGGCGAGGCGCTCTCCCGGGCGGCCCGCCAGATGGTGCACCTGGGCCGGCCCGACGACGCGCTCGACCTGATGAAGCTCGCCCGGTCGGGCTCCGGCGAAGAGGTGCTGCCCCGCACCAAGGCGATGCTCTACACCATCGAGGCCTGGGCACAGGCCTCCATGGGCAAGGGCCAGGCCATGCGCCGCACCCTCGGACAGGCGGAGGACCTCTTCGTCTCCGACAAGAGCGACGTGCCACCGCCGAGCTGGATGCAGACCTTCAAGGAGGAGGATCTGTACGGCATGCAGGCCCTGGCCTACCGCACGCTGGCGGAGCACGAGCCCGGTGCGGCCGTGCACGCCCAGCACTACGCGGAGAAGGCCCTCGCCCTGCGGGTCGACGGACGGCAGCGGTCGAAGATCTTCGACTTCCTGTCGATGGCCTCGGCCTGCTTCATCGCCGACGACCCCGAACAGGCGGACCGCTATGCGCGGCTGGCGCTGGTGTCGATGGGCTCCAACTCCTCCCACCGCACCTGGGACCGGCTCCGTCAGATGTACCGGCTCACCGCCGAGTACTCCAGCTACCCGAGGATCAACGAGCTGCGCGAGGAGATCAGGCTGGCGCTGCCGAAGCCGAAGGGAAGGGGTGGCAACAGCGCGCGGGCGTGA
- a CDS encoding N-acetylmuramoyl-L-alanine amidase: protein MRGSTTDPNRATRRVVGTLAGTALLLPLLGAAPSQAEDSSAGLQQAFASAAAEYHVPQSVLLGVSYLQSRWDGHAGAPSVTGGYGPMHLTDARTALASEPHHSEGTEDARGNSASPALLPATKVPTPTELPARLETLPKAAKLSGLSAGDLRTDPAANIAGGAALLATAQKDLGEPLSQDPADWYGAVARFSGADDSATAAAYANDVFDVLRTGEERTTDAGQRIALTAQPTLAPDTAQLTRTGLRTLGSGNTECPRTVSCEWIPAPHEEFGDNDYGNHDLGDRPASQSIKYIVIHDTEGTWEGVLNLVQDPTYVSWNYTLRSTDGHIAQHVKAKDVAWHAGNWYINAKSIGLEHEGFLANPDAWYTEAMYRSSARLVKYLSAKYGIPLDRQHILGHDNVPGPTTSTVSGMHTDPGPYWDWRHYFELLGHPFKATSTKRGGLVTIRPDYATNQPQYTGCVAKGEPCASHGSSAVRLYSAPDEKSALVTDIGMAGRAPTIDVNDLSSRVSTGQQYAVADRDGDWTAIWYLGQKAWFKNPRSNPTAVSASGLVVTPKEGLDSVPVYGRAYPEASAYPTGVPAQAVSPLPYKVLKGQTYVIGDKVPGEYYYAVTFTTDSHRVVVGQDLYYEIQYGHRVEFVRAADVDVKPSVQRR, encoded by the coding sequence TTGCGAGGATCCACGACCGACCCCAACAGAGCCACCCGGAGGGTGGTCGGCACGCTGGCCGGCACCGCCCTGCTGCTGCCCCTGCTCGGCGCGGCCCCGTCGCAGGCCGAAGACTCCTCGGCCGGCCTCCAGCAGGCCTTCGCCTCGGCGGCCGCCGAGTACCACGTCCCGCAGAGTGTCCTCCTCGGCGTCTCCTATCTCCAGTCCCGCTGGGACGGTCACGCCGGAGCGCCGAGTGTGACCGGTGGCTACGGCCCGATGCACCTGACCGACGCCCGCACCGCACTCGCCTCGGAACCGCACCACAGCGAGGGCACGGAGGACGCCCGCGGCAACAGCGCCAGCCCGGCGCTGCTCCCGGCGACGAAGGTGCCGACGCCCACCGAGCTCCCGGCCCGTCTGGAGACCTTGCCGAAGGCGGCCAAGCTGAGCGGCCTGAGCGCCGGGGACCTGCGCACCGATCCCGCGGCGAACATCGCCGGCGGTGCCGCGTTGCTGGCCACCGCCCAGAAGGACCTGGGCGAGCCGCTGAGCCAGGACCCGGCGGACTGGTACGGCGCCGTGGCCCGCTTCTCCGGCGCGGACGACAGCGCGACGGCGGCGGCGTACGCGAACGACGTCTTCGACGTGCTGCGCACCGGCGAGGAGCGCACCACGGACGCCGGTCAGCGGATCGCCCTGACCGCTCAGCCGACGCTCGCCCCCGACACCGCGCAGCTCACCCGGACGGGCCTGCGCACGCTGGGCAGCGGCAACACCGAGTGCCCGAGGACCGTGTCCTGCGAGTGGATCCCGGCACCTCACGAGGAGTTCGGGGACAACGACTACGGCAACCACGACCTGGGTGACCGTCCGGCCTCGCAGAGCATCAAGTACATCGTCATCCATGACACGGAGGGCACCTGGGAGGGGGTCCTCAACCTGGTGCAGGACCCGACCTATGTGTCGTGGAACTACACCCTGCGCTCGACCGACGGTCACATCGCCCAGCACGTGAAGGCGAAGGACGTGGCCTGGCACGCGGGCAACTGGTACATCAACGCCAAGTCGATCGGTCTGGAGCACGAGGGCTTCCTGGCGAATCCGGACGCCTGGTACACGGAGGCGATGTACCGGTCCTCGGCGCGGCTGGTGAAGTACCTCTCCGCGAAGTACGGCATCCCGCTGGACCGGCAGCACATCCTCGGCCATGACAACGTGCCGGGCCCGACGACCTCGACCGTCTCGGGCATGCACACCGACCCCGGCCCGTACTGGGACTGGCGGCACTACTTCGAGCTGCTGGGCCACCCGTTCAAGGCGACCTCCACCAAGCGGGGCGGCCTGGTGACGATCCGGCCCGACTACGCGACCAACCAGCCGCAGTACACGGGCTGCGTCGCCAAGGGCGAGCCCTGCGCGTCGCACGGTTCGAGCGCGGTACGGCTCTACTCGGCCCCCGACGAGAAATCCGCTCTCGTCACGGACATCGGTATGGCCGGCAGGGCCCCGACGATCGACGTGAACGACCTCTCGTCACGGGTCTCCACAGGCCAGCAGTACGCGGTCGCGGACCGGGACGGCGACTGGACGGCGATCTGGTACCTCGGCCAGAAGGCCTGGTTCAAGAACCCCAGGAGCAACCCGACCGCGGTGAGTGCCTCCGGTCTCGTCGTCACCCCCAAGGAGGGCCTCGACAGCGTCCCGGTGTACGGCCGCGCCTACCCCGAGGCCTCCGCCTATCCGACGGGGGTCCCCGCCCAGGCGGTGTCGCCGCTGCCGTACAAGGTGCTCAAGGGCCAGACGTACGTGATCGGTGACAAGGTGCCCGGCGAGTACTACTACGCGGTCACCTTCACGACGGACTCGCACAGGGTTGTGGTCGGCCAGGACCTGTACTACGAGATCCAGTACGGCCACCGGGTGGAGTTCGTGCGAGCGGCGGACGTCGATGTGAAGCCCTCGGTCCAGCGCCGGTAG